In a single window of the Elaeis guineensis isolate ETL-2024a chromosome 4, EG11, whole genome shotgun sequence genome:
- the LOC105043083 gene encoding uncharacterized protein: MFDSSRRVSFPSNVTSSPSSPMPSSVDPTTTLLEVEDDDGGCWRKGSAVVDIYWACAQNEKFMDGLDMFIEKKSTVIWIISLGTIFCFTKMEFLFHNALAAFKVQIKSIPVLGLGICTSSISAITEFLDLYFVSLV, from the exons ATGTTTGATTCTTCAAGAAGGGTTTCGTTCCCCTCCAACGTGACCTCCTCTCCATCCTCTCCCATGCCGTCGTCGGTTGATCCAACCACAACTCTGTTGGAG GTCGAGGATGATGACGGTGGATGTTGGCGCAAGG GAAGCGCTGTCGTGGATAT TTATTGGGCTTGTGCTCAAAATGAGAAATTCATGGACGGGTTGGATATGTTCATAGAGAAAAAATCTACAGTAATTTG GATCATTTCGTTGGGCACCATTTTTTGCTTTACAAAAATGGAATTCCTTTTTCACAATGCTCTTGCTGCTTTCAAAGTACAAATTAAGAGCATTCCGGTGCTTGGTCTTGGAATCTGTACTTCTTCTATTTCTGCAATTACAGAGTTCTTGGATCTGTATTTTGTTTCTTTGGTTTAG